Proteins encoded in a region of the Isosphaeraceae bacterium EP7 genome:
- a CDS encoding Gfo/Idh/MocA family oxidoreductase produces MDGTRELRIGFIGCGHAAGIHMDRFLALDGVRVVGCADADRHAAQALADRATAVGLGMIGDRRVETAVPVFTGHAALIHETAPDAIAVFTPHLAHYRPTMDALQAGCHVFVEKPLSTSAQEAADIVGLAQGRKRLVGVGHQYRLLPSLIAARARLAEGTIGALRLVSATLAQPWLEGHGGAENSWRFDPKIAGGGLLADAGDHLLDALLWSTGRVAVEVAAVQSRLDSGLDVVTAAAIQLSGGVLATVALSGISPDSLFEMTFFGELGRLHLTDRTLVETIGRSPPAEVGLPEPGESIDANFVAAIAGNGPLCCPADEALDAVRLLDAIGRSAATGQVVRPT; encoded by the coding sequence ATGGACGGGACTCGCGAGTTGCGGATCGGCTTCATCGGCTGCGGCCACGCGGCGGGGATCCACATGGATCGCTTCCTCGCGCTGGACGGGGTCCGAGTGGTCGGCTGCGCCGATGCCGACCGGCACGCCGCCCAGGCCCTGGCCGATCGTGCGACCGCAGTCGGGCTGGGCATGATCGGGGACCGACGTGTTGAGACGGCCGTGCCGGTGTTCACGGGCCACGCCGCCTTGATTCATGAGACTGCGCCCGACGCCATCGCCGTCTTCACGCCGCACCTGGCCCACTACCGCCCGACGATGGACGCGCTCCAGGCGGGCTGCCACGTCTTCGTCGAGAAGCCACTTTCGACCAGCGCCCAGGAGGCGGCCGACATCGTGGGCCTGGCCCAGGGGCGCAAACGGCTCGTCGGCGTCGGCCATCAGTACCGGCTGCTCCCGAGCCTGATCGCCGCCCGTGCCCGGCTTGCCGAGGGGACCATCGGGGCGCTCAGGCTGGTCTCGGCGACGCTCGCCCAGCCCTGGTTGGAGGGGCACGGCGGGGCGGAGAACTCCTGGAGGTTCGACCCCAAGATCGCCGGCGGGGGCCTGCTCGCCGACGCTGGCGACCACCTGCTGGACGCCTTGCTCTGGAGCACCGGCCGTGTTGCCGTTGAAGTCGCGGCCGTGCAAAGCCGATTGGATTCGGGCCTGGACGTGGTCACAGCCGCGGCGATCCAGCTCAGCGGCGGGGTCCTCGCGACGGTGGCCTTGTCGGGGATCTCGCCCGACTCGCTCTTCGAGATGACGTTCTTCGGTGAGTTGGGTCGTCTCCACCTCACCGACCGGACCCTGGTCGAGACGATCGGCCGGTCCCCCCCCGCGGAGGTCGGACTGCCTGAGCCCGGCGAGAGCATCGACGCCAACTTCGTGGCCGCGATCGCCGGCAACGGCCCGCTCTGCTGCCCGGCCGACGAGGCCCTCGACGCCGTCCGGTTGCTGGACGCCATCGGACGTTCGGCCGCCACCGGCCAGGTCGTCCGACCGACCTGA
- a CDS encoding alpha/beta hydrolase, which produces MTSPSDGVERLVLDVNGFRFDALAGGPVSGPLVILLHGFPEFADSWLPILGRLAEAGFRAVAVDQRGYSPGARPGRVADYAVDLLVSDVLGFADTFGQARFHLVGHDWGGIVAWTLAARHPGRLASLCVLSVPHVDALLDAIANDPDQQRRSWYVKLFRAPFHIAEFLLKAWNFRGLKKAYDGKLSAPQVEANVRRLREPGALTAALNWYRALDVSARIGLVEVPTLYVWGDRDQALGPVAAHATAAHVSGPYRFEILDGASHWLLEEEAAAVGRLILENLGAKPSN; this is translated from the coding sequence ATGACTTCCCCGTCGGACGGCGTTGAACGCCTGGTCCTCGACGTCAACGGTTTCCGCTTCGATGCGCTGGCCGGTGGCCCTGTGTCCGGCCCCCTCGTGATCCTGTTGCACGGGTTCCCGGAATTCGCCGACTCCTGGCTGCCCATCCTGGGGCGGCTTGCCGAGGCGGGCTTTCGAGCTGTCGCGGTCGATCAACGCGGGTATTCTCCCGGGGCCCGGCCCGGGCGGGTTGCCGACTATGCGGTCGACCTGCTGGTGTCGGATGTCCTGGGCTTTGCCGACACCTTCGGCCAGGCTCGGTTCCACCTGGTCGGCCACGATTGGGGTGGCATCGTCGCCTGGACCTTGGCGGCCCGCCATCCCGGGCGACTTGCCTCGCTCTGCGTCCTGTCGGTCCCCCACGTCGACGCGCTGCTCGACGCGATCGCCAACGACCCCGACCAGCAACGTCGGTCCTGGTACGTCAAACTCTTCCGGGCACCGTTCCACATCGCCGAGTTCCTCCTCAAGGCCTGGAACTTCCGGGGCTTGAAGAAGGCCTATGACGGCAAGCTATCCGCCCCGCAGGTCGAGGCCAACGTCCGTCGATTGCGCGAGCCGGGGGCGCTGACCGCCGCCCTGAACTGGTACAGGGCGCTCGACGTCTCGGCGCGCATCGGCCTGGTTGAGGTCCCCACCTTGTACGTCTGGGGCGACCGCGACCAGGCCCTCGGGCCTGTCGCCGCACACGCGACCGCGGCCCACGTCTCCGGTCCCTATCGTTTCGAGATCCTCGACGGCGCCTCGCACTGGCTGCTCGAAGAGGAGGCAGCGGCGGTCGGTCGGTTGATCCTCGAAAACCTGGGGGCGAAGCCCAG